Genomic DNA from Gemmatimonadota bacterium:
CAAATCCACACCATCCACACCATCTGGACAATTTAGACCCGCCAATCCACAAAGTGTGGGGAAGAGGTCGGCGAGGCTTACGGGTGTGCGTATTTCTCGCGCGTTCAGGCTACCGTTGCGGTGTTCGGGAAGCGAAAAGATGAAAGGCACGTGAGCGGCTGCTTCGTGCCAGGTATTTTTCCACCATATTCCGTGTTCGCCCACCAGTTCTCCGTGATCGGATGTATATACAATGACTGTGTTATCCAAAAATCCATCGCGGTCGAGTAAGGCCAGAAAATCGCCCAGAATTTCGTCCAAAAAATCGACTGCTGCAAAATAAGCTGCTCGCGCTTTCATCATTTCATCTTCGGCGATCTCTTCGGTACGAAATCCCCTGATTGCGCCCACAGTCATCGGATGGTCGGCACTATCGCCGGTGCGGCGCACCCAGGGTGGTGTTACCCCTTCGGGATAATAACGGTCAAAAAATCGCTTCGGCGCGGTTAGTGGGAAGTGAGGGCGGCTAAATGATGTATAGACCAGCCACGGTTTATCGGGATTGGCATGGCGATGTTCGCGCAGCCACGCAAGCGATTCGCGCGCAATCATATTTTCTTGTAAGAGTGATTCGGGTACCTCGCTGATTCCCGCATCGACTGTGCGCGTCCGCAAACCATCTCCTGTTTTGTGCAATGGATCGGGCTGATGGGAACAGGGACCACCAAAATCGCCATAAGGCCGCGCGCCAAATCCGGCGTGTTGCAAAGATCCGCCCAAATGGGTTTTGCCCACGACCGCTGTTTTATATCCATTGGCTTGAAAATGACTGCCAAAAGTTGGCAAATCGGGGTCCAAAATCGACCCATTGGTCCACGCGCCACACCGATGGGCGTGCCGCCCTGTCAGCATTGATATACGGCTTGGTGTACACAGCGGCATCTGACAATAGGCCGCGTCAAAGTTGACGCCTTGTGCGATCAAACCGTCCAATGTGGGTGTGTGGCAGGGTTCACCACCCTGGTCGCGGCTGCGCGCCGACAAAAAACGAAAACTGTGTTCATCACTGTGCAAAATCAGGATATTCGGACGTTGGGACATAAACCCTCCTTGATCAATTATTTGTGGAATCGGATTAAACTAATGTCAAATGCGTAGCGTGTAAAGCGGTTCAAGCAACGCTCTGGGGCTTTTTTTGTTGTACAATCAAGCCCGCGATGATCAACGTCAGTCCGACATAAGTGGAGGGAAATATGTCTTCTCCTACCAAAAA
This window encodes:
- a CDS encoding sulfatase-like hydrolase/transferase, translating into MSQRPNILILHSDEHSFRFLSARSRDQGGEPCHTPTLDGLIAQGVNFDAAYCQMPLCTPSRISMLTGRHAHRCGAWTNGSILDPDLPTFGSHFQANGYKTAVVGKTHLGGSLQHAGFGARPYGDFGGPCSHQPDPLHKTGDGLRTRTVDAGISEVPESLLQENMIARESLAWLREHRHANPDKPWLVYTSFSRPHFPLTAPKRFFDRYYPEGVTPPWVRRTGDSADHPMTVGAIRGFRTEEIAEDEMMKARAAYFAAVDFLDEILGDFLALLDRDGFLDNTVIVYTSDHGELVGEHGIWWKNTWHEAAAHVPFIFSLPEHRNGSLNAREIRTPVSLADLFPTLCGLAGLNCPDGVDGVDLTDRLKGETSAALNNRAGVITESLNPRWGKGSEFRMIRSKKYKYIAFRDCEDLAFDMETDPDEQRNLLKHDPDNADLKALREAVLDGFDFDEVGALREKQTAELRAKYPARVKMQTPNQILRGDGKLVEVDTPLYAPKVISDDLARDFDDYPGH